The following proteins come from a genomic window of Gordonia westfalica:
- a CDS encoding TetR family transcriptional regulator translates to MSAAPSTTDAPGNSPGRRPGLREQQKARTRNAIREAALRLISEQGYAKTTVEQIAETAGVSHMTFFRYFPTKEQVVVGGEYFETESRAIVESMPPGLNHFDLIRRLFTELNRLTADDPWVGNPLRMQLIRSEPLLQKTFQAESERMMAGMRQLIADYLGRDADDFALGVFLDAVAGVTFRLATETEDSHLQPQIETTLHAIDLLEQGLPLD, encoded by the coding sequence GTGTCCGCAGCTCCATCCACCACCGATGCCCCGGGCAACAGCCCGGGGCGTCGGCCCGGGTTGCGCGAGCAGCAGAAGGCACGCACCCGCAATGCGATTCGCGAAGCAGCCCTGCGTCTCATCTCCGAACAGGGCTACGCGAAGACGACCGTCGAGCAGATCGCCGAGACTGCCGGCGTCTCCCACATGACCTTCTTCCGGTACTTCCCCACCAAAGAGCAGGTGGTGGTCGGCGGGGAGTATTTCGAGACCGAGTCCCGCGCCATCGTGGAGTCGATGCCACCCGGGCTCAACCACTTCGACCTCATCCGCCGGCTCTTCACCGAGCTCAACCGCCTCACCGCCGACGACCCGTGGGTCGGCAATCCCCTGAGGATGCAGCTGATCCGGTCGGAACCGTTGCTGCAGAAAACCTTTCAGGCCGAGTCCGAGCGGATGATGGCGGGGATGCGGCAACTCATCGCCGACTACCTCGGCCGCGACGCCGACGACTTCGCCCTCGGCGTGTTCCTCGACGCGGTGGCGGGCGTGACCTTCCGCCTGGCGACCGAGACCGAGGACAGCCACCTGCAGCCGCAGATCGAGACCACCCTGCACGCCATCGATCTCCTGGAGCAGGGCCTGCCGCTCGACTGA
- a CDS encoding ABC transporter ATP-binding protein, giving the protein MSESTTPEPTAAGTAVLGQTALLQTGGLSVRYGGVSANSDVDIAVGAGEIVGLIGPNGAGKTTFVDAVTGFTKATGTVTLAGERLEKASPHRRRRAGMARTWQAGELFTDLTVAQNLAVAVQPVGLRALLSDVINGSRPPAETIERALDLVGLRDAADQFPGELTLGQQKLVGVARALVGGTRLVLLDEPAAGLDTHESRDFGAELRRIAATGIGILLIDHDMSLVLDVCDRLYVLDFGKVIASGSPAAIQDDPAVISAYLGSPEVDPDAGTESSTPDAPEETR; this is encoded by the coding sequence ATGTCTGAGTCGACCACACCCGAACCGACCGCGGCCGGGACAGCAGTGCTGGGACAGACCGCGCTGCTCCAGACCGGCGGGCTCTCCGTCCGATACGGCGGCGTCAGCGCCAACTCCGACGTCGACATCGCGGTCGGCGCCGGCGAGATCGTCGGACTCATCGGCCCCAACGGCGCGGGCAAGACCACCTTCGTCGACGCCGTCACCGGGTTCACCAAGGCCACCGGCACGGTCACGCTGGCCGGGGAGCGGCTGGAGAAGGCCTCGCCGCACCGTCGACGCCGCGCCGGTATGGCACGAACCTGGCAGGCCGGCGAGCTGTTCACCGACCTCACGGTCGCGCAGAATCTGGCTGTCGCCGTTCAGCCGGTCGGCCTGCGGGCGTTGCTGTCCGATGTCATCAACGGTTCGCGCCCGCCCGCCGAGACCATCGAACGCGCACTCGATCTGGTCGGTCTGCGCGACGCCGCCGACCAGTTCCCCGGGGAACTGACCCTGGGACAACAGAAACTGGTGGGCGTCGCCCGCGCACTGGTCGGCGGGACACGACTCGTCCTCCTCGACGAGCCGGCCGCCGGCCTCGACACCCACGAGAGCCGCGACTTCGGTGCCGAACTGCGCCGCATCGCGGCCACCGGTATCGGCATCCTCCTCATCGACCACGACATGTCGCTGGTTCTCGACGTCTGTGACCGGCTCTACGTCCTCGACTTCGGCAAGGTCATCGCGAGCGGCTCGCCCGCCGCCATCCAGGACGACCCGGCGGTGATCTCGGCGTATCTGGGCAGCCCCGAGGTGGACCCGGATGCCGGCACCGAATCCTCCACACCCGACGCGCCCGAGGAGACCCGATGA
- a CDS encoding ABC transporter substrate-binding protein, with translation MRLSNSRRAGRLAAVAVAAACIFSVVSCSSDDGGSDGSAADSSGTKASGEAIKVGLFNPSKGPATQPGVTTGKQAAVDYINNQIGGLNGRPIEIIDCGIDQTAPESTVSCANQFVEAGVVAAIDGFNAESAAAVPILTAAKIPLVGQIPFSTITGASADNRVYFGPPPAAFLVGFMQQLKADGKNSLTLANADLPQAHQVFDGLMKPLGAQLGIEVKSVYYPPAGPNFTQLATQLAEGNPAAAGLMTAPNDNVCTKLAQSLRSVKYEGTIFLAACTDFIDTLGQQAVGAQTYSPFWQTPALDVTPAEVKGNLETAQKFIDDQSGTAGFYAYGTFSILADFATTVGNAKLTEYTGPNVLSTLKAVKDYQSFIGPKLNCGKPTSPNCTTEMLLFNVVGDKKTEPATGGFITPLPAALALIPGAA, from the coding sequence ATGCGTTTGTCGAACTCTCGAAGAGCCGGACGGTTGGCGGCGGTCGCCGTTGCCGCGGCGTGCATCTTCTCCGTCGTGTCGTGTAGCAGCGACGACGGCGGATCGGACGGCTCCGCCGCGGATTCCAGCGGCACCAAGGCCTCCGGCGAAGCGATCAAGGTGGGGTTGTTCAACCCCTCCAAGGGTCCGGCCACCCAGCCCGGCGTCACCACCGGCAAGCAGGCGGCCGTGGACTACATCAACAACCAGATCGGCGGCCTCAACGGCCGGCCCATCGAGATCATCGACTGCGGCATCGACCAGACCGCACCCGAGTCGACGGTGTCGTGCGCCAACCAGTTCGTCGAGGCCGGCGTCGTCGCCGCGATCGATGGATTCAACGCCGAATCCGCTGCCGCCGTGCCGATTCTGACCGCCGCGAAGATCCCGCTGGTCGGCCAGATCCCGTTCAGCACCATCACCGGCGCCTCCGCGGACAACCGCGTGTACTTCGGACCGCCGCCGGCCGCGTTCCTCGTCGGCTTCATGCAGCAGCTCAAGGCCGACGGCAAGAACTCCCTCACGCTCGCGAATGCCGATCTGCCCCAGGCACATCAGGTCTTCGACGGCCTCATGAAGCCGCTCGGCGCACAGCTCGGCATCGAGGTCAAGTCGGTCTACTACCCGCCGGCCGGACCCAACTTCACCCAGCTGGCGACCCAGCTCGCCGAGGGCAACCCCGCCGCAGCCGGACTCATGACCGCGCCGAACGACAACGTCTGCACCAAGCTGGCGCAGTCGCTGCGCTCGGTGAAGTACGAGGGCACCATCTTCCTCGCCGCCTGCACCGACTTCATCGACACCCTCGGCCAGCAGGCCGTCGGCGCCCAGACGTACTCGCCGTTCTGGCAGACGCCGGCACTCGACGTCACCCCGGCCGAGGTCAAGGGCAACCTCGAGACCGCACAGAAGTTCATCGACGATCAGAGCGGCACCGCCGGCTTCTACGCCTACGGCACCTTCTCGATCCTCGCCGACTTCGCGACCACCGTCGGCAACGCGAAGCTCACCGAGTACACCGGGCCGAACGTCCTCAGCACGCTGAAGGCGGTCAAGGACTACCAGTCCTTCATCGGACCGAAGCTCAACTGCGGTAAGCCGACCAGCCCGAACTGCACCACCGAGATGCTGCTGTTCAACGTCGTCGGTGACAAGAAGACCGAACCCGCCACCGGCGGATTCATCACCCCGCTCCCGGCTGCGCTCGCGCTCATCCCGGGCGCCGCGTAA
- a CDS encoding phosphatase PAP2 family protein → MIATAAAVAATAALVAPTQAAPAKPTPSPFPIGDLVRLYPSDVSSFPGGIYLQPIETFSALRRDHPEIIAQNLDKVVAINQAAAGDPALQRRALADAHDDPLVTMSDAFGQQLGGHFRNALAAGRLPKTKAIFSDYLARGGGLANTTLVEKYVFDNDRPFIVAPTRIRQYTRAGASEYDALGTNPSFPSGHAGMFFWRGTLLAMMLPEFAPQFLTRASEGGYHRVVLGVHYPLDVIGGAMVGQASAADRWNDPDFKRLLRASAAEIRAELEWRCGAALSTCIENDTPYLTDAEAQRIYTDRLTYGFGRVASPAHRMVVSQQAVDMIAPAFPSLSDAQRRQILVATAHPAGYPLDDQRPGRASWQRLDLVRAYTARVTVDHDGDVTVH, encoded by the coding sequence GTGATCGCGACCGCTGCCGCCGTCGCCGCCACCGCCGCGCTCGTCGCGCCCACACAGGCGGCCCCGGCCAAGCCGACGCCGTCACCGTTCCCGATCGGCGACCTCGTGCGGCTCTACCCGTCGGATGTCTCCTCGTTCCCGGGCGGCATCTATCTGCAGCCGATCGAGACCTTCAGCGCGCTCCGCCGGGATCACCCGGAGATCATCGCGCAGAACCTCGACAAGGTCGTGGCGATCAACCAGGCCGCGGCCGGCGATCCCGCCCTGCAGCGGCGCGCACTCGCCGACGCCCACGACGATCCTCTGGTGACGATGTCCGACGCGTTCGGGCAGCAGCTCGGAGGTCACTTCCGCAACGCGCTCGCCGCAGGCCGGCTGCCCAAGACCAAGGCGATCTTCAGCGACTACCTGGCGCGCGGCGGCGGCCTCGCCAACACGACGCTGGTCGAGAAGTACGTGTTCGACAACGACCGCCCGTTCATCGTCGCCCCCACCCGTATCCGGCAGTACACGCGCGCCGGCGCAAGCGAGTACGACGCACTCGGGACCAACCCGTCGTTCCCGTCCGGACACGCGGGCATGTTCTTCTGGCGCGGCACCCTGCTCGCGATGATGCTTCCCGAGTTCGCCCCGCAGTTCCTCACCCGCGCATCCGAGGGCGGGTACCACCGCGTCGTACTCGGCGTGCACTACCCGCTCGACGTGATCGGTGGGGCAATGGTCGGCCAGGCCTCGGCCGCCGACCGGTGGAACGACCCGGACTTCAAGAGACTGCTCCGCGCCTCCGCGGCAGAGATCCGAGCCGAGCTCGAATGGCGTTGTGGCGCTGCACTGTCCACTTGCATCGAGAACGACACCCCGTATCTGACCGACGCCGAGGCGCAGCGCATCTACACCGATCGCCTCACCTACGGCTTCGGGCGCGTCGCCTCACCCGCTCATCGGATGGTGGTCTCGCAGCAGGCCGTCGACATGATCGCGCCGGCCTTCCCGTCGCTGTCCGACGCGCAACGGCGTCAGATCCTCGTCGCGACCGCGCATCCCGCCGGGTACCCGCTCGACGACCAGCGTCCGGGCCGCGCCTCCTGGCAGCGCCTCGACCTCGTGCGGGCTTACACCGCCCGGGTGACCGTCGACCACGACGGCGACGTCACCGTTCACTGA
- a CDS encoding ABC transporter ATP-binding protein produces MSTQSDAASAVGPVLELDDITVGYGGVPAVRGLSAAVRPGEILALLGPNGAGKTTTLLASVGALPLMSGTVTALGEPIDHHVERNARRGVTLVPDTRGLFHKLSVSDNLRLAKRKYGTDLDTVFGYFPKLKTMRSRQCGNLSGGEQQMLALAKALLARPRVLLIDEMSLGLSPVAVQDLLPRLRSFADEHQMAVVLVEQHIDLALGIADSAVVLHHGRVALSASAAELRSRRDMVEAAYFGRTISDQAS; encoded by the coding sequence ATGAGCACGCAATCCGACGCCGCGTCCGCGGTGGGCCCGGTCCTCGAACTCGACGACATCACCGTCGGTTACGGCGGCGTGCCGGCGGTGCGCGGCCTGAGTGCCGCTGTCCGCCCCGGGGAGATCCTCGCGCTGCTCGGACCCAACGGTGCCGGCAAGACGACGACCCTGCTCGCCTCCGTCGGTGCCCTGCCACTGATGTCGGGCACCGTGACCGCGCTCGGCGAACCGATCGACCACCACGTCGAACGCAATGCCCGACGCGGCGTGACCCTGGTCCCCGACACCCGCGGCCTGTTCCACAAGTTGTCCGTCTCGGACAACCTGCGGCTCGCCAAGCGCAAGTACGGCACCGACCTCGACACCGTCTTCGGGTACTTCCCGAAGCTGAAGACCATGCGGTCGCGGCAGTGCGGCAACCTCTCCGGCGGCGAACAGCAGATGCTCGCCCTCGCCAAGGCTCTGCTCGCGCGTCCGCGCGTCCTGCTCATCGACGAGATGAGTCTGGGTCTGTCACCGGTGGCCGTGCAGGATCTGCTGCCGCGGCTCCGGTCGTTCGCCGACGAACACCAGATGGCGGTGGTCCTCGTCGAACAGCACATCGATCTCGCGCTCGGCATCGCGGACTCGGCCGTCGTCCTGCATCACGGCCGGGTCGCCCTGTCGGCGAGCGCCGCCGAGCTGCGCAGCCGGCGGGACATGGTGGAGGCCGCATACTTCGGCCGCACCATCTCCGACCAGGCCTCCTGA
- a CDS encoding ABC transporter permease has protein sequence MGQFLQFAFLGLAAGAIYSVLASSLVGIYAATGIINFAQGAIGLYSVYVVAALRTDGNLVLPIGTLSLGSEDNPTSMELALLLGVVSAVIWALLAHVLVFRPLRQAPVLAQVVASVGLMLFLQALVQLRFDTENLFAQSILPESTVEIAGAVVNVSDLILAGVAIAVSLLLWAYFRLTTLGVATRAGSEDELAARLSGYSPDRLAAVVWVITGAATGLIVILASFTIGLTVTSYTFFVIPALAVALVGRLTSFGIACAAGLVLGAFQSVISWLATKTWWPEWAQSGLGEAVPFVIVVVALFLLGGRIPSRGSLGEVRMPAVRIPRIRIIPAVAIIAVVVVAILLTSGTWRFGVVTSVILSLIALSLVLLTGYLGQISLASMAFAGAAGFALSKLTTNWSVPFPFSMLFAALIATGLGVLVGVPALRIRGAQLAVVTLAAALAIQSFVFNNPAITAFEGNMIADPTIFGIDLGVRDGTNLVTLRFALMVLVVVAIATLIVLRFMSGSTGRAFLAVRSNERAAASVGINVAATKLLGFALSAFLAGIGGCLIGYSRGQLSAGSFTVMIGLTLLAMTYVGGITSFAGAVIAGIIGPLGVGYVFLNQTLSLGEYYELIAAGSLLLMAVLNPVGVAGAMSELGEKIKSLRHRESSPKPEAPGAAQSTQAGAHV, from the coding sequence ATGGGCCAGTTTCTCCAGTTCGCCTTCCTCGGGCTAGCCGCCGGTGCCATCTATTCGGTACTCGCGTCGTCGCTGGTGGGCATCTACGCCGCCACCGGCATCATCAACTTCGCGCAGGGCGCCATCGGCCTCTACTCGGTCTACGTCGTCGCGGCGTTGCGCACCGACGGCAATCTCGTACTTCCCATCGGCACACTGAGTCTCGGCAGTGAGGACAACCCGACGTCGATGGAGCTCGCGCTCCTCCTCGGTGTCGTCAGTGCGGTGATCTGGGCCCTGTTGGCACACGTCCTCGTCTTCCGCCCCCTGCGGCAGGCACCCGTCCTCGCCCAGGTCGTCGCGTCGGTCGGTCTCATGCTGTTCCTGCAGGCGCTCGTCCAGCTGCGCTTCGACACGGAAAACCTCTTCGCCCAATCGATCCTGCCGGAGAGCACCGTCGAGATCGCCGGTGCGGTCGTCAACGTCTCCGACCTGATCCTCGCGGGTGTCGCCATCGCGGTGTCCCTGCTGCTGTGGGCCTACTTCCGGCTCACCACCCTCGGTGTCGCGACCCGCGCCGGTTCGGAAGACGAACTGGCCGCCCGACTGTCCGGCTACTCCCCCGACCGCCTCGCCGCGGTGGTCTGGGTGATCACCGGCGCGGCGACCGGCCTCATCGTCATCCTGGCCTCGTTCACCATCGGCCTGACGGTCACCAGCTACACCTTCTTCGTCATCCCCGCACTCGCGGTCGCCCTCGTCGGCCGGTTGACATCCTTCGGAATCGCCTGTGCTGCAGGTCTTGTACTGGGCGCCTTCCAGTCGGTCATCTCGTGGCTCGCCACCAAGACCTGGTGGCCGGAGTGGGCGCAGTCCGGACTCGGCGAGGCCGTGCCGTTCGTCATCGTCGTCGTGGCGCTGTTCCTCCTCGGCGGCCGCATCCCGTCGCGCGGATCGCTCGGCGAGGTACGCATGCCCGCGGTGCGCATCCCGCGCATCCGGATCATCCCGGCCGTGGCGATCATCGCGGTGGTCGTCGTCGCGATCCTGCTCACCTCCGGCACCTGGCGTTTCGGCGTGGTCACCTCGGTGATCCTCTCGCTCATCGCACTCTCGCTGGTTCTGCTGACCGGTTACCTCGGCCAGATCTCGCTGGCGTCCATGGCCTTTGCCGGTGCCGCCGGATTCGCGCTCTCCAAGCTGACGACCAATTGGAGTGTGCCGTTCCCGTTCAGCATGCTGTTCGCGGCACTCATCGCGACCGGTCTCGGCGTGTTGGTCGGGGTCCCGGCCCTCCGCATCCGCGGCGCTCAGCTCGCCGTGGTGACCCTCGCCGCGGCGCTGGCGATCCAGAGTTTCGTGTTCAACAACCCCGCCATCACGGCGTTCGAGGGCAACATGATCGCCGACCCGACGATCTTCGGCATCGACCTCGGGGTGCGCGACGGCACCAACCTCGTCACGCTGCGTTTCGCACTGATGGTCCTCGTCGTCGTCGCGATCGCCACCCTCATCGTCCTGAGGTTCATGAGCGGCTCCACCGGCCGGGCCTTCCTCGCGGTCCGCTCCAACGAACGCGCGGCGGCCTCGGTCGGAATCAACGTCGCCGCAACCAAACTCCTGGGCTTCGCACTCTCGGCCTTCCTGGCCGGCATCGGTGGCTGCCTGATCGGATACAGCCGCGGCCAGCTCTCGGCCGGATCGTTCACGGTCATGATCGGCCTGACGCTGCTCGCGATGACCTACGTCGGCGGCATCACCTCGTTCGCCGGTGCCGTCATCGCCGGCATCATCGGCCCGCTCGGCGTCGGCTACGTGTTCCTCAACCAGACCCTCAGTCTCGGTGAGTACTACGAACTCATCGCCGCCGGCAGCCTGCTGCTGATGGCCGTGCTCAACCCCGTCGGCGTGGCCGGCGCGATGTCGGAACTGGGCGAGAAGATCAAATCCCTGAGACACCGAGAGTCATCTCCGAAACCCGAGGCGCCCGGCGCGGCGCAGAGCACACAGGCAGGTGCCCATGTCTGA